A single Mesomycoplasma bovoculi M165/69 DNA region contains:
- the rplN gene encoding 50S ribosomal protein L14, whose protein sequence is MVQEQSRLVVADNSGAKIVGVIRNLGGSVKKNSNIGDIVVCSVKKALPNGIVKEGQVVKGVVVRSVYGLRRANGSHIKFDDNAVVLIKEDGSPRGTRVFGPIAREIRDKGYLKIASLAPEVL, encoded by the coding sequence ATGGTTCAAGAACAATCACGTTTAGTTGTCGCTGATAATTCAGGGGCTAAAATCGTTGGGGTTATCCGTAATTTAGGTGGCTCTGTTAAAAAAAATTCTAATATTGGTGACATTGTTGTTTGTTCAGTCAAAAAAGCACTGCCAAATGGTATTGTCAAAGAAGGTCAAGTAGTAAAAGGTGTAGTTGTTCGTAGTGTTTATGGACTACGTCGTGCTAATGGATCTCATATTAAATTTGATGATAATGCAGTTGTGTTAATCAAAGAAGATGGTTCTCCTCGTGGAACTCGTGTTTTTGGTCCAATTGCTCGTGAAATTCGTGATAAAGGTTATCTCAAAATCGCTTCATTAGCGCCTGAGGTTTTATAG
- the map gene encoding type I methionyl aminopeptidase, protein MPLIKKDFEVSLLIKSGAILAEVKQIIYDLVRPGVSLKELDTIAFGEIEARGAKPAFLNYHGFPATICASVNATLIHGIPDDYVIKDGDVVSIDLGVVYQGYYSDSAFTKAVGFATEDDYKIIDVAEKAFVAGLAAIQPGAYLNDISIAIGKVISDAGLYTTDNFCGHGIGTALHEDPNIFNFSTGKRGPKLQDNMVLCIEPMILQGSKKVKILPDQWSVVAANGKNTAHFEQMVLIKNGRGIVLTGEIKK, encoded by the coding sequence ATGCCATTAATTAAAAAAGATTTCGAAGTTTCTTTGCTAATAAAAAGTGGTGCAATTCTGGCAGAGGTAAAACAAATTATTTATGACCTTGTAAGACCAGGAGTCTCACTTAAAGAATTAGATACCATCGCTTTTGGTGAGATTGAAGCTCGTGGTGCAAAACCAGCATTTTTAAATTATCATGGTTTTCCAGCCACAATTTGTGCATCTGTGAATGCAACATTAATTCATGGCATTCCAGATGATTATGTAATTAAAGATGGTGATGTTGTTTCAATTGATCTTGGAGTAGTTTATCAGGGTTATTACTCTGATAGTGCCTTTACTAAAGCTGTTGGTTTTGCAACTGAAGATGATTATAAAATTATTGATGTTGCTGAAAAAGCTTTTGTTGCAGGTCTTGCTGCAATTCAACCAGGTGCATATCTTAATGATATTAGCATTGCAATTGGTAAAGTAATTAGCGATGCGGGTCTTTATACCACTGATAATTTTTGTGGACATGGTATAGGAACCGCTTTGCATGAAGATCCTAATATCTTTAATTTTAGTACCGGTAAACGTGGACCAAAATTACAAGATAATATGGTTTTGTGCATTGAACCAATGATTTTACAAGGTTCAAAGAAAGTTAAAATTTTGCCAGATCAATGAAGTGTTGTCGCCGCTAATGGCAAAAACACTGCCCATTTTGAACAAATGGTTTTAATTAAAAATGGTAGAGGCATCGTCCTAACAGGAGAAATCAAAAAATAA
- a CDS encoding adenylate kinase family protein, whose amino-acid sequence MVNNFDQKKFIFLGAPGSGKGTLAKALVDLADIEHISTGDIFRQKIASDADFAQKINATISSGGYVSDEIVNALVADKLATLGNKGFILDGYPRTLNQAEFLLNSEIKIDGVVYLEISNEVIFNRLSLRRFCPECKQIYHLKNLPPKDGKFCYNDNSEVIQRKDDQPDVIAHRLDVFAKETSLLIDYYEQKGLLFRVDGNEDPKILAKQILAKCH is encoded by the coding sequence ATGGTAAATAATTTTGACCAAAAAAAATTCATTTTTTTAGGAGCACCAGGAAGTGGTAAAGGCACTTTAGCTAAAGCGTTAGTTGACTTAGCTGACATTGAACATATTTCCACAGGTGATATTTTTCGTCAAAAAATTGCTTCAGATGCTGACTTTGCTCAAAAAATTAATGCTACTATCTCTAGTGGTGGTTATGTAAGTGATGAGATCGTAAATGCTTTGGTTGCTGACAAATTGGCAACCTTAGGTAATAAGGGTTTTATTTTAGATGGTTATCCACGAACACTTAATCAAGCAGAGTTTTTACTAAATAGTGAAATTAAAATTGATGGAGTTGTGTATTTAGAAATTAGCAATGAAGTTATTTTTAATCGCCTTTCGCTTCGTCGTTTTTGTCCAGAATGTAAACAAATTTATCATTTAAAAAATTTACCACCAAAAGATGGAAAATTTTGTTATAATGATAATAGTGAAGTTATTCAACGCAAGGATGACCAACCTGATGTTATTGCACATAGACTTGATGTGTTTGCCAAAGAAACTAGTTTACTAATCGATTATTATGAACAAAAAGGATTGCTTTTTAGAGTTGATGGCAATGAAGATCCTAAAATTTTAGCAAAGCAAATTTTAGCAAAATGCCATTAA
- the infA gene encoding translation initiation factor IF-1, which produces MSTKENKIVFAGEVIQVFNAQEYEVKLENGVKINCHVAGKMKLHRIKIIVGDQVKVEMSPYDLSKGRIVYRIK; this is translated from the coding sequence ATGTCAACAAAAGAAAATAAAATTGTCTTTGCAGGTGAAGTTATCCAAGTTTTTAATGCTCAAGAATACGAAGTTAAACTAGAAAATGGTGTAAAAATTAATTGCCATGTTGCTGGTAAAATGAAGTTGCATCGCATTAAAATTATTGTTGGTGATCAAGTTAAGGTGGAAATGTCACCTTATGACCTTAGCAAAGGTAGAATTGTTTATCGTATTAAATAA
- the rpsE gene encoding 30S ribosomal protein S5: MEKELQKMQPTEQVVAPKAEANKAEEKQVRKPVRRRAPQNKDRQIKTEFEDRVVSIARVTTVVKGGRRFSFSAYAVVGNKKGKVGFGHGKANEVQDAVKKAVKDAQNRLISVPIINKSTIPHEINDKFNASKILLKPAPRGKGIVASGTVRAVVELAGYTDIYSKTYGSRTKINVVRATLKALAKLRTAQQIADMRDIDVRSLQSGKSVFVK; encoded by the coding sequence ATGGAAAAAGAATTGCAAAAAATGCAACCAACTGAACAAGTTGTTGCTCCAAAAGCAGAAGCTAATAAAGCTGAAGAAAAACAAGTTCGTAAACCAGTGCGTCGTCGCGCACCACAAAACAAAGATCGCCAAATTAAAACTGAATTTGAAGATCGTGTAGTTAGCATTGCTCGGGTAACAACTGTTGTTAAAGGTGGAAGAAGATTTTCTTTTTCAGCTTATGCAGTTGTTGGTAACAAAAAAGGAAAAGTTGGTTTTGGTCACGGAAAAGCTAATGAAGTTCAAGATGCTGTTAAAAAAGCAGTTAAAGATGCTCAAAATCGTTTGATTTCTGTGCCAATTATTAATAAGTCAACCATTCCTCATGAAATTAATGACAAATTTAATGCTTCAAAAATCCTTTTAAAACCAGCGCCACGTGGAAAAGGGATTGTAGCTTCAGGAACAGTTCGTGCTGTTGTTGAGTTGGCTGGATATACTGATATTTATAGCAAAACTTATGGTTCACGTACCAAAATTAATGTTGTACGTGCAACCTTAAAAGCACTTGCTAAATTACGTACTGCACAACAAATTGCAGATATGCGTGACATTGATGTACGTAGTTTGCAAAGTGGTAAAAGTGTTTTTGTAAAATAA
- the rplV gene encoding 50S ribosomal protein L22, producing the protein MENKSKIIRAAAHVKTQRISAQKARLVAALIKNRSTTDALAILHNTNKKAAYFFIKLVNSAVANAVNNFGLSGTNLYVEQAIVNEGTTLKRYQPKSKGVAASIFKRTSHLSVFVVDRSNVEQGDL; encoded by the coding sequence ATGGAAAATAAAAGTAAAATTATTAGAGCAGCAGCTCACGTGAAAACTCAACGTATTTCTGCTCAAAAAGCTCGCCTAGTGGCAGCGCTTATTAAAAATCGTTCAACAACAGATGCTTTAGCGATTTTGCACAATACTAATAAAAAAGCAGCTTACTTTTTTATTAAATTAGTGAACTCAGCTGTTGCAAATGCAGTAAATAACTTTGGCCTTTCAGGAACAAATTTATATGTAGAACAAGCTATTGTTAATGAAGGAACAACTTTAAAACGTTATCAACCAAAATCAAAAGGGGTAGCAGCTTCAATTTTCAAGCGTACTTCTCACCTTTCTGTTTTTGTAGTTGATCGTTCTAATGTTGAGCAAGGAGATCTATAA
- the rpsH gene encoding 30S ribosomal protein S8, whose protein sequence is MAFITDPIADMLTRIRNATIRKHEQVTLGHSNKKVAILNIFKQEGYISGFSVSGEIKKEITIDLKYKGNASVISGLKRISKPSLRVYAPAHKLPSVLSGFGTAIVSTSKGLLTDKQARKENVGGEIIAFIW, encoded by the coding sequence ATGGCATTTATAACTGATCCAATTGCAGATATGCTCACCCGTATTCGTAATGCAACTATTCGCAAACACGAACAAGTTACTTTAGGGCATTCAAATAAAAAAGTAGCAATTTTAAATATTTTCAAACAAGAAGGCTACATTAGTGGCTTTAGTGTTTCTGGTGAAATTAAAAAAGAAATCACTATTGATTTAAAATACAAAGGTAATGCTAGTGTAATTTCAGGGCTAAAACGTATTAGTAAACCTTCATTACGTGTTTATGCTCCAGCTCACAAATTACCATCAGTTCTTTCAGGGTTTGGAACAGCTATTGTTTCAACTTCAAAAGGACTATTAACTGATAAACAAGCGAGAAAGGAAAATGTTGGTGGTGAAATCATCGCCTTCATTTGATAG
- the secY gene encoding preprotein translocase subunit SecY, whose product MFKLFTRLFDKASNGYIKAKHHITLVYKDKVLLRKIFYTFFLLTIFVICGTITIPRLKLLNFQLDNNSFLGIINTVGGGGLLNFSIVALGIGPFITASLIMMIAQTKLVPPIHRLSQSGPHGRRKINIITRALTLVIALVQALILVRTVITNTQLRFVTIEDNSFGYLYIGLPLILVAGSMFTLFLSEQITDKGVGNGTSLIIFSGIAIGLPRRFHYAFDYIVSHDSVAKISEILGFLAYVFGFVLLMVLVTYIYLAERKIPIQQTGSGMTKNIKEISTLPIKLNPAGIMPIIFSLIVVSLPSLFTGFLDPNTSATSNWIRHNLRIQDPLGLTIFIFFNIIFSVVMSLQQSRVDKISEDFAKNSTFIPGIRPGEQTEDYLIGVVLRLSVFSAIYLTSIGVLQPLEIIFGMPQAITFSGTSVIILATTALETLSQIKARHDAEKIIVKRKKINKNMEKGIIHDRDLLW is encoded by the coding sequence GTGTTTAAATTATTCACTCGACTTTTTGATAAAGCCTCTAATGGCTATATCAAAGCAAAACACCACATAACCCTTGTCTACAAAGACAAGGTTTTGTTACGTAAAATATTTTATACATTTTTCTTGCTTACAATTTTTGTAATTTGTGGTACAATAACAATCCCTCGTTTAAAACTTCTTAATTTTCAACTAGACAATAACTCATTTTTGGGGATTATTAACACAGTTGGTGGGGGTGGATTACTCAATTTTTCTATTGTGGCTTTAGGAATTGGTCCCTTTATTACAGCATCGCTTATTATGATGATTGCACAAACTAAATTAGTGCCACCAATTCATCGCTTGTCACAGTCAGGACCTCATGGTCGTCGAAAAATCAACATTATTACTAGAGCACTAACATTAGTTATTGCATTAGTGCAAGCTTTAATTTTAGTGCGAACTGTTATCACCAATACTCAACTTCGTTTTGTAACTATTGAAGATAATTCTTTTGGTTATTTATATATTGGTTTACCACTTATTTTAGTTGCAGGTTCAATGTTTACTTTATTTTTAAGTGAGCAAATCACAGATAAAGGTGTTGGTAATGGAACTTCACTAATTATTTTTTCAGGAATTGCAATTGGTTTACCTCGACGTTTCCATTATGCTTTTGATTACATCGTTTCTCATGATTCTGTGGCTAAAATTAGTGAAATTTTAGGATTTTTAGCCTATGTTTTTGGTTTTGTGCTTTTAATGGTGCTTGTTACCTATATTTATTTAGCAGAGCGTAAAATCCCAATTCAACAAACAGGGTCTGGAATGACCAAAAACATCAAAGAAATTTCAACCTTGCCAATTAAACTTAATCCAGCAGGGATTATGCCAATTATTTTTTCATTAATCGTTGTTTCATTGCCGTCGTTATTTACAGGTTTTTTAGACCCAAACACTTCCGCAACTAGTAATTGAATTCGACATAATTTACGAATTCAAGATCCACTAGGGTTGACTATTTTTATCTTTTTTAATATCATTTTTAGCGTGGTAATGTCATTACAACAATCAAGAGTTGATAAAATTTCAGAAGATTTTGCTAAAAATTCAACCTTTATTCCTGGGATCCGTCCAGGTGAGCAAACTGAAGATTATTTAATTGGTGTGGTGTTACGTTTATCAGTTTTCAGTGCAATTTATTTAACAAGTATTGGAGTGCTCCAACCACTTGAAATCATTTTTGGTATGCCACAAGCAATTACTTTTAGTGGAACTTCAGTAATCATTTTAGCTACCACAGCACTTGAAACCTTATCACAAATTAAAGCACGTCACGATGCTGAAAAAATCATTGTAAAAAGAAAAAAAATCAATAAAAATATGGAAAAAGGAATTATTCACGATCGTGATTTATTATGGTAA
- the rplE gene encoding 50S ribosomal protein L5 — translation MNQLQQFYLEKVAPSLKEEFQLSSVMQIPRIEKVVLNMTAGNEVTNSKAIEEVLNELSLISGQKAYQNTAKKSLASWKLRKGMPVGGKVTLRRDAMWEFLYKLINIAIPRIRDFRGISSKSFDGRGNFALGIKEIIVFPEISFDKIRKLRGLDIIIVTSAPNNQQAKALLSKMGFPFAKKS, via the coding sequence ATGAATCAATTACAACAGTTTTATCTTGAAAAAGTAGCTCCTAGTTTAAAAGAAGAATTTCAATTATCTTCTGTAATGCAAATTCCTCGTATTGAAAAAGTTGTGCTTAACATGACAGCGGGAAATGAAGTAACTAACTCAAAAGCTATTGAAGAAGTATTAAATGAATTATCACTTATTTCAGGACAAAAAGCTTATCAAAATACAGCTAAAAAATCACTAGCTTCTTGAAAATTACGTAAAGGTATGCCAGTTGGTGGAAAAGTTACTTTACGTCGTGATGCAATGTGAGAATTTTTATACAAATTAATCAACATTGCTATTCCACGTATTCGTGATTTTCGTGGAATTAGTTCAAAATCATTTGATGGACGTGGTAACTTTGCGCTAGGAATTAAAGAAATCATTGTTTTTCCAGAAATTAGTTTTGATAAAATTCGTAAATTACGTGGACTAGATATTATTATTGTGACTAGTGCACCTAACAATCAACAAGCAAAGGCATTACTTTCAAAAATGGGCTTCCCTTTTGCGAAAAAAAGTTAA
- the rpsQ gene encoding 30S ribosomal protein S17, with amino-acid sequence MTSTSVANPTLVRNSRKTLVGVVVSTACEKTITVAVETHVKHRLYGKRFKKIKKFAVHDEAAKAQMGDKVKIAETRPISKTKTFRLVEIIKKQGEH; translated from the coding sequence ATGACTTCAACTAGTGTTGCAAATCCAACTTTAGTGCGTAATTCTCGTAAAACTTTAGTTGGTGTAGTAGTTTCAACAGCATGTGAAAAAACAATTACAGTTGCTGTTGAGACCCATGTTAAACACCGTTTATATGGAAAACGTTTTAAAAAAATTAAAAAATTTGCTGTGCATGATGAAGCAGCAAAAGCTCAAATGGGTGATAAAGTTAAAATTGCTGAAACTCGGCCAATTAGTAAAACTAAAACATTTCGTTTGGTAGAAATTATTAAAAAACAAGGAGAGCACTAA
- a CDS encoding type Z 30S ribosomal protein S14, producing MAKKSLKVRAEKHPKFAVRAYNRCQLCGRPRAVMRKFKICRICFRTLAHEGRIPGIKKASW from the coding sequence ATGGCAAAAAAATCATTAAAAGTAAGAGCGGAAAAACATCCAAAATTTGCTGTTCGCGCCTATAATCGCTGTCAACTTTGTGGTCGTCCACGGGCAGTGATGCGTAAATTCAAAATTTGCCGGATTTGTTTCCGTACACTAGCACACGAAGGACGAATTCCAGGTATTAAGAAAGCGAGTTGATAA
- the rpmC gene encoding 50S ribosomal protein L29 yields MEFKELANKSVSELQQMLVEYRSELFTLRFKNKTQRLDQSHKIAEIKKDIARILTAIRQQEIIKEAD; encoded by the coding sequence ATGGAATTTAAAGAACTTGCAAATAAAAGTGTTAGTGAATTACAACAAATGCTAGTTGAATATCGTTCAGAACTTTTCACCTTGCGTTTTAAAAATAAAACTCAACGTCTTGATCAAAGTCACAAAATTGCTGAAATTAAAAAAGATATTGCAAGAATTTTAACTGCAATTCGTCAGCAAGAAATTATTAAGGAGGCCGACTAA
- the rplB gene encoding 50S ribosomal protein L2 — MALKHYKPVTNGRRHMSALNYRENLTTDRPEKSLVVILKKHSGRNNQGKITTRHQGGRQKRKYRLIDFKRNKDNIVAIVKTIEYDPNRSANIALVSYKDGEKRYILAPKGLQVGQQVISGDNVDILVGNTLPLANIPEGTFVHNIELHPGAGGQLMRSAGASAQIQGRDEDGKYVILKLKSGEYRRILARCRATIGVVGNEEHSLVNIGKAGRSRHLGIRPTVRGSVMNPNDHPHGGGEGKQPIGRKSPLTPWGKKALGVKTRRNKKASTKLIIRRRKDSK, encoded by the coding sequence ATGGCGTTAAAACATTACAAACCAGTTACTAACGGTAGACGTCATATGTCAGCGTTGAATTACCGTGAAAATTTAACTACTGATAGACCAGAAAAATCTTTAGTTGTTATTCTTAAGAAACATTCAGGTCGTAATAACCAAGGTAAAATCACTACCCGCCATCAAGGTGGACGTCAAAAACGTAAATATCGTTTAATTGACTTCAAACGTAATAAAGATAATATTGTAGCAATTGTTAAAACTATTGAATATGATCCAAATAGATCAGCTAACATTGCTCTTGTAAGTTACAAAGATGGTGAAAAAAGATATATTTTAGCACCTAAAGGATTGCAAGTTGGTCAACAAGTTATCTCAGGTGACAATGTTGACATTTTAGTTGGAAACACATTACCACTTGCAAATATTCCAGAAGGTACTTTTGTACACAACATTGAATTGCATCCTGGGGCAGGTGGACAGCTAATGCGTTCAGCTGGAGCTAGTGCGCAAATTCAAGGTCGTGATGAAGATGGTAAATATGTTATTCTTAAATTAAAATCAGGAGAATACCGTCGGATTCTAGCTCGTTGCCGGGCAACTATAGGGGTGGTTGGAAATGAAGAACACTCACTTGTTAATATTGGAAAAGCTGGTCGTTCACGTCATTTAGGAATTCGTCCAACTGTTCGTGGATCAGTTATGAACCCAAATGATCACCCACATGGTGGTGGTGAAGGGAAACAACCAATTGGTCGTAAATCACCTCTTACCCCTTGAGGTAAAAAAGCGCTTGGTGTTAAAACCCGTCGTAATAAAAAAGCATCTACTAAATTGATTATTCGTCGTAGAAAGGATAGTAAATAA
- the rplR gene encoding 50S ribosomal protein L18, with translation MAISRNQARKIKQKRVRKNITQSLSAQKKYRIGVYKSLQNFYAFVVNPETNQVITSVSTLSEDSKVYGGNIAAARDLAPKLSSKITELKLIDQDFIFDRSGYLYHGRVKAFAEELRKQGVKF, from the coding sequence ATGGCAATCTCTCGAAATCAAGCTCGCAAAATCAAACAAAAAAGAGTTCGCAAAAATATCACTCAATCACTTTCAGCTCAAAAAAAATACCGTATTGGAGTTTACAAATCACTACAGAACTTTTATGCTTTTGTAGTTAATCCTGAAACTAATCAAGTAATTACATCAGTATCAACATTATCTGAAGATAGTAAAGTTTATGGTGGAAATATTGCAGCAGCTCGTGACTTGGCACCTAAGTTAAGTTCTAAAATTACTGAATTAAAACTCATTGATCAAGATTTTATTTTTGATCGTAGTGGATACCTTTACCACGGACGTGTTAAAGCTTTTGCTGAAGAGTTAAGAAAACAAGGAGTTAAATTCTAA
- the rplO gene encoding 50S ribosomal protein L15, which yields MAIKLENLQYTPGSRPEKHRKGRGHAAGKGKQAGRGQSGQKKRSKVRLGFEGGQNPWYRRVPKVGFNNVNTIKYETFSLADLEAKYNDSDVVSLESLYINKILRRKNLPAKLLATGKLTKKNLTITVNAISEQAAKIIESLGGKVEVR from the coding sequence ATGGCAATTAAATTAGAAAATTTGCAATATACTCCAGGATCTCGTCCAGAAAAACATCGTAAAGGTCGTGGACATGCCGCTGGTAAAGGAAAACAAGCAGGTCGTGGTCAATCTGGTCAAAAAAAACGTTCAAAAGTTAGATTAGGTTTTGAAGGTGGACAGAACCCATGATACCGTCGTGTACCTAAAGTTGGGTTCAACAATGTTAATACTATAAAATATGAAACCTTTTCACTTGCAGATCTTGAAGCTAAATATAATGACAGTGATGTAGTTAGTTTAGAATCACTATACATCAACAAAATTTTACGTCGTAAAAATTTACCAGCTAAACTTTTAGCAACTGGTAAATTGACTAAAAAGAATTTAACTATTACTGTTAATGCAATTAGTGAGCAAGCTGCTAAAATTATTGAATCCCTAGGAGGAAAAGTCGAGGTTCGCTAG
- the rplP gene encoding 50S ribosomal protein L16 has translation MLQPKKTKHRKTFRIKHDKRAAFRGNTVAFGEFGLQAVTSNWVSAAQIEAARIAITRRMGREGQVIIRIFPHLSLTSKPIGVRMGSGKGSVDRWVAVVKENTMMFEVKGVKPEIARDALRLGGHKLPLKWRILTNNVEERQDGI, from the coding sequence ATGTTACAACCCAAAAAAACAAAACACCGTAAAACCTTTCGTATTAAACACGACAAACGTGCAGCTTTTCGTGGTAACACTGTAGCCTTTGGTGAATTTGGATTACAAGCTGTAACTTCTAATTGAGTAAGTGCAGCACAAATTGAGGCAGCTCGTATTGCCATTACTCGTCGTATGGGTCGTGAAGGTCAAGTTATTATTCGTATTTTCCCTCACCTTTCACTAACTTCAAAACCAATTGGAGTGCGTATGGGATCAGGAAAAGGTTCAGTGGATAGATGAGTTGCTGTTGTTAAAGAAAACACTATGATGTTTGAAGTTAAAGGCGTAAAACCTGAAATTGCTCGTGATGCACTACGTTTAGGTGGTCATAAATTACCACTTAAATGAAGAATTTTAACCAATAATGTTGAGGAGAGACAAGATGGAATTTAA
- the rplX gene encoding 50S ribosomal protein L24 — protein MKIRKNDEVVIIAGDDKGKVGAVLEVFPSKNQVIVKDVNKITKHKKPNQQNTKGEIVVKEAPIHVSNVALLTKKASKDKPAEYSKIGYKVENGKKVRFAKKTKKVV, from the coding sequence ATGAAAATTAGAAAAAATGACGAAGTAGTAATTATTGCAGGTGATGACAAAGGTAAAGTTGGTGCTGTGCTAGAAGTTTTTCCTAGCAAAAACCAAGTTATTGTCAAAGATGTTAATAAAATTACCAAACACAAAAAACCAAATCAACAAAATACTAAAGGTGAAATTGTAGTTAAAGAAGCACCTATCCACGTTTCAAATGTGGCACTACTTACCAAAAAAGCAAGCAAAGACAAACCAGCTGAATATAGCAAAATTGGTTACAAAGTTGAAAATGGTAAAAAAGTTCGTTTTGCCAAAAAAACTAAGAAGGTGGTCTAA
- the rpsC gene encoding 30S ribosomal protein S3 gives MGQKVNPNGFRYGITRQHNAIWYAEKANFADKLIEDVKIHRFFEKLTREYRIANTQIRRDSKGIITVAVHTAKLGSFLGQGGANLKKIIDDLKKAIRNKKAQINIDAVEIKNPDLNAKLLAEDIAVKLEARGSFRIAQKFAIRSAMKAGAKGIKTRVSGRLNGVDMARAEGYAEGEMKLHTLRQNVEYATATARTTYGALGIKVWVSLGDQYNQVESKSKPKVERN, from the coding sequence ATGGGACAAAAAGTTAATCCAAATGGTTTTCGTTACGGGATCACTCGTCAACACAATGCAATTTGATATGCTGAAAAAGCCAACTTTGCTGATAAACTAATTGAAGATGTTAAAATTCACCGTTTTTTTGAAAAATTAACTCGTGAATATAGAATTGCTAACACACAAATTCGTCGTGATAGTAAGGGAATAATCACTGTTGCTGTTCACACTGCTAAACTAGGATCATTTTTAGGTCAAGGTGGAGCAAACCTTAAAAAAATTATTGATGATTTGAAAAAAGCAATTCGTAACAAAAAAGCTCAAATTAACATAGATGCTGTGGAAATCAAAAACCCAGATCTTAATGCTAAATTATTAGCTGAAGACATTGCCGTTAAATTAGAAGCTCGTGGATCATTTAGAATTGCACAAAAATTTGCAATTCGTAGCGCCATGAAAGCAGGAGCTAAAGGTATTAAAACTAGAGTAAGTGGTCGTCTTAATGGAGTTGATATGGCTCGTGCTGAAGGTTATGCTGAAGGTGAAATGAAACTTCATACCTTGCGTCAAAATGTTGAATATGCCACAGCAACTGCGCGTACTACTTATGGTGCTTTAGGTATTAAAGTTTGAGTTTCACTAGGTGATCAATACAATCAAGTTGAATCCAAATCAAAACCTAAAGTGGAAAGGAACTAA
- the rpsS gene encoding 30S ribosomal protein S19 gives MARSLKKGPFADEHLLNKVAKAIESKSKKPIKTWSRRSTIFPDFVGFTFQVHNGKIFHDVYVTDDMVGHKLGEFSPTRTYTGHGKDKDKGKKK, from the coding sequence ATGGCACGTTCACTTAAAAAAGGACCTTTTGCTGATGAGCATTTGCTAAACAAAGTTGCTAAAGCAATTGAATCAAAAAGTAAAAAACCAATTAAAACATGATCACGTCGTTCAACTATTTTTCCTGATTTTGTCGGATTTACCTTTCAAGTTCACAATGGTAAAATTTTCCACGATGTTTATGTTACCGATGATATGGTAGGACACAAATTAGGTGAGTTTTCACCAACTCGTACCTATACTGGTCATGGTAAAGATAAAGACAAAGGTAAGAAAAAATAA
- the rplF gene encoding 50S ribosomal protein L6 translates to MSRVGNRILTIPAGVEIIFNNNEVTISGQLGKLSRTFAPQINIEARDGKIYTTRSSELKQVKQLHGTTNSLLQGMLTGVSVGFKKELRIKGVGYRVALKDQQLELLVGYSHPVLVDVPTEIKVELPNATTIIVSGIDKQKVGEFAAQLRAVRKPNAYSGKGVSYADEVLKLKEGKKASK, encoded by the coding sequence ATGTCACGTGTCGGAAATCGTATTTTAACTATTCCAGCTGGTGTTGAAATTATCTTTAACAACAATGAAGTGACTATTTCAGGACAGCTTGGTAAATTAAGTCGCACTTTTGCACCACAAATTAACATTGAAGCTCGTGATGGTAAAATTTATACCACTCGTTCTTCAGAATTAAAACAAGTTAAACAATTGCATGGGACTACTAACTCACTTCTTCAAGGAATGCTTACTGGGGTTTCAGTTGGTTTTAAAAAAGAATTGAGAATTAAAGGGGTTGGATATCGTGTGGCACTCAAAGACCAACAATTAGAATTACTTGTTGGTTATTCACACCCAGTGTTAGTTGATGTTCCAACTGAAATCAAAGTTGAACTTCCAAATGCAACTACCATTATTGTTAGTGGAATTGATAAACAAAAAGTTGGTGAATTTGCTGCTCAGCTTCGTGCTGTTCGTAAACCAAATGCTTACTCTGGAAAAGGTGTGAGCTATGCTGATGAAGTTCTTAAACTTAAAGAAGGGAAAAAAGCAAGTAAATAA